The Apium graveolens cultivar Ventura chromosome 11, ASM990537v1, whole genome shotgun sequence genome has a window encoding:
- the LOC141696494 gene encoding uncharacterized protein LOC141696494 yields the protein MIVYYTVGRDEDETKCRICQASRWKLNKKGDVLEGIPAKVLWYFPLIPRLRNFFNSPQTSKDLTWHDRKRLKDGKLRHPADAQTWKEVDARWPDFSSDPRNLRLALSSNVFNLFRSCNHDYSCWPVLMLIYNLPPWLCMKRKYIMLCLLIFGPTQPGNDIDVFLQPLIDDLKKLWHGKQVYDTYKNEQFLLRGILLWTISDYPAYVRGHEASKVVSRHHPYRRKKQDFDYIVEKEIAPVPLTGEEVLERVQHLKGHVYGKTQRQPRLKKGDVRPVWKKVSIFFEIEYWKFFPVRHVLDVMHIEKNICESLLGTMLNIPKKMKDKESVRIDMAEMGIRTELRPKTPGKMEKLPLASWNLTHSEKRAICSKVIEVDKLEKMQSQLVETLCQLEKYFPPSLFDLMFHISVHLVREVELCGPIFLRWMYPFERYMKTFKGYIRNRARAEGCIAEAYIAEEAVECLVDNEEVTIGVAKKGRHTKDSICKPLSGATIITPSCTDLHVAHLCVLQNTITVRPYIDEHMAFLMTKYPKHENDEMWLKNKQNETFPKWFKEKIASNLADEKEISAEIRWITDEPNKDVTTFSGYRMDGVTFSTKDHDDIRQVQCSGVCVEVDTMVVQDINKGIKVDDLGYTSVNLNRLGFLNDPFVLAKHVKQVCYIDDPSEKLWSVLLKLPEKKYHEDYDDADEESVEVELENDCFMPNFPEIDDSGDDMDSYMHDVDELIQLS from the exons ATGATTGTTTACTATACCGTGGGGAGAGATGAAGATGAGACGAAGTGCCGCATTTGTCAAGCCTCTCGATGGAAGTTAAACAAAAAAGGAGATGTATTGGAAGGGATTCCTGCCAAGGTTTTATGGTATTTTCCATTAATACCACGTCTGAGGAATTTTTTCAACTCACCTCAGACATCTAAGGACTTGACTTGGCATGACAGGAAAAGGTTAAAGGATGGTAAATTGAGACACCCTGCTGATGCACAAACATGGAAGGAAGTCGATGCAAGGTGGCCAGATTTTTCTTCAGATCCTAGAAACTTACGATTAGCTCTATCTTCTAATGTGTTCAATCTCTTTCGTAGCTGTAATCATGATTACTCATGTTGGCCTGTTTTGATGTTAATTTATAATCTTCCACCATGGCTTTGTATGAAACGAAAGTATATAATGCTATGCTTGTTGATATTTGGACCGACTCAACCCGGAAATGATATTGATGTGTTTCTTCAACCACTTATAGATGATTTAAAAAAGTTGTGGCATGGGAAACAAGTGTACGATACTTACAAGAATGAGCAGTTTTTGCTAAGAGGCATCTTGTTATGGACTATTAGTGATTATCCAGCCTATG TGCGTGGTCATGAGGCATCGAAGGTGGTTTCCCGTCATCATCCTTATCGTCGGAAGAAACAAGATTTTGATTACATCGTAGAAAAAGAAATAGCTCCAGTTCCATTGACCGGAGAGGAGGTACTTGAAAGAGTGCAACATTTAAAGGGACATGTCTATGGTAAAACACAACGCCAACCACGATTGAAGAAAGGTGATGTTCGACCTGTATGGAAGAAGGTTTCTATATTTTTTGAAATTGAGTATTGGAAATTTTTTCCGGTTCGACATGTTCTCGATGTGATGCACatcgagaaaaatatatgtgaatCTTTACTCGGTACGATGCTTAATATACCAAAAAAGATGAAAGACAAGGAATCTGTGCGCATTGACATGGCTGAAATGGGGATTAGAACAGAACTAAGGCCAAAAACTCCGGGGAAAATGGAGAAGTTACCATTGGCATCTTGGAATCTAACCCATTCTGAAAAAAG AGCGATCTGTAGTAAAGTTATTGAGGTTGATAAGCTGGAGAAAATGCAATCGCAACTGGTAGAAACTCTTTGTCAGCTTGAAAAATACTTTCCTCCCTCATTGTTTGATTTAATGTTTCATATCTCGGTTCATCTTGTAAGAGAAGTCGAGCTTTGTGGACCAATTTTCCTTAGGTGGATGTATCCTTTTGAGAGATACATGAAGACATTCAAGGGATATATAAGGAATCGAGCTCGTGCAGAAGGTTGCATCGCTGAGGCCTATATTGCAGAAGAGGCAGTTGAATGTTTGGTGGATAATGAAGAAGTGACAATTGGGGTAGCAAAAAAAGGCAGGCATACCAAGGATTCTATTTGCAAGCCATTATCCGGTGCAACGATTATAACCCCCAGCTGTACTGATTTGCACGTAGCACATTTATGTGTTCTACAAAATACCATTACTGTTAGGCCATATATTGA TGAACACATGGCCTTTTTAATGACAAAATATCCGAAACATGAAAATGATGAAATGTGGCTTAAAAATAAGCAAAATGAGACATTTCCAAAATGGTTTAAGGAAAAG ATTGCTTCAAATTTGGCCGATGAAAAAGAGATATCGGCCGAGATAAGGTGGATTACAGATGAGCCCAACAAGGATGTTACTACATTCAGTGGCTACAGAATGGATGGTGTTACCTTTAGTACCAAGGATCATGATGATATACGTCAAGTTCAATGCAGTGGTGTGTGTGTAGAAGTAGACACAATGGTTGTGCAAG ATATAAACAAAGGGATTAAGGTTGATGACTTGGGATATACATCGGTTAATTTGAATAGGTTGGGTTTTTTGAATGATCCATTTGTTTTAGCAAAACATGTTAAACAAGTTTGTTATATCGACGATCCCTCTGAAAAATTGTGGTCGGTGTTGTTGAAATTGCCCGAGAAAAAGTACCATGAAGATTATGATGATGCAGATGAGGAATCCGTCGAAGTGGAACTGGAGAATGACTGTTTCATGCCCAATTTTCCCGAGATAGATGATAGTGGTGATGACATGGATAGTTACATGCATGATGTTGATGAACTAATTCAACTTTCTTGA